From one Magnetofaba australis IT-1 genomic stretch:
- a CDS encoding cation:proton antiporter, translating to MELQFYYTLMAGAGILLSVRLISRYIRVPEPLLFMIVGAGFAATGVMNKDNHTLEALSMVAITLVMFHTGLGESSVSEFFRSVVKNMRVAVVAAMGPWIGAFVAVNFILGLTMQEAVVAGAVFTATALPFTLGLLRSRRLISSPAAKSAIAAATTDDVLASLVGTFTAILLAAAAGGGESASASAVAMEVGSKVGMVLLFFGLIFLLSWLIDPKPHRDGFVDLHNFTRIFYEHGITPSFIILILAVVIFFGEVVFHVHYAISALMVGILFKRDLFYNTEKCREDRHAPTFDNFEATLHPIVHNIEPFFFLYLGLHLDVTLLTPAAIWAGFVIFALVAVMQYISAYSSGRWVGLDHANGKLLGVCMMPRDVIAFVVLSINADALPDDSVLFLACIMAIGLLNLATTVGLLLFKPGDDAPDEAHGH from the coding sequence ATGGAATTACAATTTTACTACACCCTCATGGCGGGCGCGGGCATTCTCCTGAGCGTGCGCCTGATCTCGCGCTATATCCGCGTGCCCGAACCCTTGCTGTTCATGATCGTCGGCGCCGGCTTCGCCGCCACCGGCGTGATGAACAAGGACAATCACACTTTGGAGGCGCTCTCCATGGTGGCCATCACCCTGGTGATGTTCCACACCGGCTTGGGCGAGTCCAGCGTTTCGGAATTCTTCCGCAGCGTGGTCAAGAACATGCGCGTGGCGGTGGTCGCCGCCATGGGGCCTTGGATCGGCGCCTTTGTAGCGGTCAATTTCATCCTCGGGCTGACCATGCAGGAGGCGGTGGTGGCGGGCGCGGTGTTCACCGCCACGGCGCTGCCGTTCACCCTGGGGCTATTGCGTTCGCGGCGACTGATCAGCAGTCCGGCGGCCAAGTCCGCCATTGCCGCGGCCACCACCGATGACGTGCTGGCCTCGCTGGTGGGCACTTTCACCGCCATTCTGCTGGCGGCGGCGGCGGGCGGCGGCGAGAGCGCCAGCGCCAGCGCCGTGGCCATGGAGGTGGGCAGCAAAGTGGGCATGGTGCTGCTCTTCTTCGGCCTGATCTTCCTGCTCTCCTGGCTCATCGACCCCAAGCCTCACCGCGACGGTTTTGTGGATCTGCACAATTTCACCCGCATCTTCTATGAGCATGGCATCACCCCCTCCTTCATCATTCTGATTTTGGCGGTGGTGATCTTCTTTGGCGAGGTGGTGTTCCACGTCCACTACGCCATCTCCGCTCTCATGGTGGGGATTCTGTTCAAGCGCGATCTGTTCTACAACACTGAGAAGTGCCGTGAGGATCGCCACGCCCCCACCTTCGACAACTTCGAAGCCACGTTGCACCCCATTGTGCACAACATCGAGCCCTTCTTCTTCCTCTATCTGGGGCTGCATCTGGACGTCACCCTGCTCACACCGGCGGCGATTTGGGCGGGCTTTGTGATCTTCGCCCTGGTGGCGGTGATGCAGTACATCTCGGCCTACTCCTCGGGCCGCTGGGTGGGGTTGGATCACGCCAATGGCAAGTTGCTGGGGGTGTGCATGATGCCCCGGGATGTGATCGCCTTTGTGGTGCTCTCCATCAACGCCGATGCGTTGCCGGATGATTCGGTGCTGTTCTTGGCCTGCATCATGGCTATTGGCTTGTTGAACCTGGCCACGACCGTTGGCTTGCTGCTGTTCAAGCCGGGGGATGACGCCCCGGACGAGGCCCACGGGCACTGA
- a CDS encoding MBL fold metallo-hydrolase: MSQFDYNGPVPVTDEIIWVGIHDEAASVHCNSYLILDGEEAVLIDPGSIPHFPVVARKIIEVIDPHRISTIVVTHQDPDVCGNLPVMEDVIERSDLIIAAHPTTAWLIKYYGVKSQIVSAEDIGYRIITERGRILEFIPTPYLHSPGAAVLYDHKSHTLFSSDLFGGVDGAGGAAWSLFAPAHYHDLMAPWHQTTMPNNATLKRGMQILGQYHAQRICPQHGSVIDGVDNVQAAIDFLTDLPCGLDILE, encoded by the coding sequence GTGAGCCAATTTGATTACAATGGTCCAGTTCCGGTCACCGATGAGATCATCTGGGTGGGCATCCACGATGAGGCCGCCTCGGTGCACTGTAACTCCTACCTCATCCTCGATGGCGAGGAGGCGGTGCTCATCGATCCGGGCTCCATCCCCCACTTTCCGGTGGTGGCGCGCAAAATCATCGAGGTGATCGATCCCCATCGCATCTCCACCATCGTGGTGACCCATCAGGATCCCGACGTGTGCGGCAATCTGCCGGTGATGGAGGACGTCATTGAACGCTCCGATCTGATCATCGCCGCCCACCCCACCACAGCGTGGTTGATCAAATACTACGGCGTTAAATCGCAGATCGTCTCTGCTGAGGATATCGGTTATCGCATCATCACCGAGCGCGGTCGTATTCTTGAATTCATCCCCACCCCCTATCTGCACTCGCCGGGGGCGGCGGTGCTGTATGACCATAAATCGCACACGCTCTTTTCCAGCGATCTGTTCGGCGGCGTTGACGGCGCAGGCGGCGCGGCCTGGAGCCTGTTTGCTCCTGCGCACTACCATGATTTGATGGCCCCCTGGCATCAAACCACCATGCCCAACAACGCCACCCTCAAACGCGGCATGCAGATCCTCGGGCAGTACCACGCCCAGCGCATCTGTCCGCAGCACGGTTCGGTGATTGACGGGGTGGACAACGTGCAGGCGGCCATCGACTTTTTGACCGACCTGCCGTGCGGTCTGGACATTCTGGAGTAG
- a CDS encoding penicillin-binding protein activator, whose translation MGLSRARTLIVVPIVLLSIVVLGGCVNVKLPGTGSEEQKKAAPVRTEADKAAEKKAAEKKKAAEELAKKIEEEKKAAEAAAAEQPAEEGGVRRVPAPPTYIPEVLGEDEAWRRYLSQYLQRGGVEDTMTLLYSYPTDAQFNDAQAAAAVRVFAQGGAKRLQHLMSIQPGERPLLRPYLALALGDALWREQDGIGAQQMWKQAAKESGWTPLQREARKRLNPPEGKPAITLGLLLPLSGKYEALGRNLLHAAQLAQRDYADAGIGLLIRDTAGDVQAAQAAATELIEAGVDAIVGPLFHDPARAAVELAVNSAIPIMPLNPRPDLTVFDDDNPETQRLLYQNAFNAEQQARDMARYAIERDKRRRVAILAPDSEQGRMLAEAFADEAKRLGAGVVGPDYFPRDTRDFSPWLKQLGHIDKEAIARRMRTARKAQALDPADSAQTEEVDDIPPWYAFDALYLPGSAAHGRLMAPQLAFYDIHIPQTALLGAVGWNSPHLLSAGAEYLKGAVFPDADEARAGAFHAAYSKAWGERPSNLAALAYDAVAVAAQSFRELRMAQAQTTQGWTGLLLRDAGFSGALGGLRFGADGRSARDFTLYQVEEEGIAPLDAPAKPKAEAQATTSPQPTSGG comes from the coding sequence ATGGGCTTGTCGCGCGCGCGCACCCTGATTGTCGTCCCCATCGTGCTCCTGAGCATCGTTGTGCTGGGCGGTTGCGTCAATGTGAAACTCCCCGGCACAGGCAGCGAGGAGCAGAAGAAAGCCGCCCCAGTGCGCACCGAGGCCGACAAGGCGGCGGAGAAGAAGGCCGCCGAGAAGAAAAAAGCCGCCGAAGAGCTGGCCAAGAAGATCGAAGAGGAGAAAAAAGCCGCCGAAGCCGCCGCCGCAGAACAGCCTGCTGAAGAGGGCGGCGTGCGCCGGGTTCCGGCTCCGCCCACCTACATTCCCGAGGTGTTGGGCGAAGACGAGGCGTGGCGCCGCTATCTGAGCCAATATCTGCAACGGGGCGGCGTCGAAGACACCATGACGCTGCTCTACAGCTACCCCACCGACGCCCAGTTCAACGACGCCCAGGCCGCCGCCGCCGTGCGCGTCTTCGCTCAGGGCGGGGCCAAGCGGCTGCAACATCTGATGTCGATTCAGCCCGGCGAACGTCCGTTGCTGCGCCCCTATCTGGCGTTGGCGCTGGGTGACGCCCTGTGGCGTGAACAGGATGGCATTGGCGCGCAGCAGATGTGGAAACAGGCGGCCAAGGAGAGCGGTTGGACGCCGCTCCAGCGCGAGGCGCGCAAACGGTTGAATCCGCCCGAGGGCAAACCGGCCATCACGTTGGGCCTGCTGCTGCCGCTCTCGGGCAAGTATGAGGCGCTGGGGCGCAACCTGCTGCACGCGGCGCAACTGGCGCAACGGGACTACGCCGATGCGGGCATTGGTTTGTTGATTCGGGATACCGCTGGCGATGTCCAGGCCGCCCAGGCCGCCGCCACGGAGTTGATCGAAGCCGGGGTGGACGCCATCGTCGGCCCGCTGTTCCACGATCCGGCGCGGGCGGCGGTGGAGTTGGCGGTCAATAGCGCGATTCCCATCATGCCGCTCAACCCGCGCCCTGATCTGACCGTGTTCGATGATGACAATCCCGAGACCCAACGTCTGCTGTATCAGAACGCCTTTAACGCCGAGCAGCAGGCGCGGGATATGGCCCGTTACGCCATCGAGCGCGATAAGCGGCGGCGCGTGGCGATTCTCGCCCCGGACAGCGAACAGGGTCGCATGCTGGCTGAAGCGTTTGCCGATGAGGCCAAGCGTCTGGGCGCGGGTGTGGTGGGGCCGGACTACTTTCCCCGCGATACCCGTGACTTCTCACCGTGGCTCAAGCAGTTGGGCCATATTGATAAAGAGGCCATCGCGCGGCGCATGCGCACAGCGCGCAAGGCCCAGGCGCTGGATCCGGCGGATTCGGCGCAGACGGAAGAGGTTGACGACATTCCGCCCTGGTATGCCTTTGACGCGCTCTATCTGCCCGGTTCTGCGGCCCATGGGCGTCTGATGGCGCCGCAGTTGGCGTTCTACGACATTCACATTCCGCAGACGGCGCTGTTGGGCGCGGTGGGGTGGAACAGTCCGCATCTTTTGAGCGCCGGGGCGGAGTATCTGAAGGGCGCGGTGTTCCCTGACGCCGATGAGGCGCGTGCGGGGGCGTTCCACGCCGCTTATAGCAAAGCGTGGGGCGAGCGTCCGTCGAATCTGGCGGCGCTGGCGTATGATGCGGTGGCGGTGGCGGCGCAGAGCTTCCGCGAACTGCGCATGGCGCAGGCCCAGACCACCCAGGGCTGGACTGGATTATTGTTGCGCGATGCGGGCTTTAGCGGCGCATTGGGCGGATTGCGTTTTGGCGCGGATGGACGGAGCGCGCGGGACTTTACGCTGTATCAGGTGGAGGAGGAGGGGATCGCGCCGTTGGATGCGCCCGCCAAGCCCAAAGCCGAGGCGCAGGCGACGACAAGCCCGCAGCCCACAAGCGGCGGATAA
- a CDS encoding response regulator, with the protein MTWRDDKPQFINESTDYSWAHAAGFSVRQVNRKLMEKTLYMRAQSYLSQVRSKMLSETLFEIDMRRRKSDDYAQELAKQKAYADKQRHRLESANAELEQRVLERTRELLVHKERAERASMAKSRFMSMVSHELLTPMNTIQGMADLLAEQTQSDQQMAWIDAQRKSCRTLLEVIESILIFTDEDVARREDPNAPPKIFSPAEITRQIHQDFQAWAGEKSLDFSVLWSSEAPALVSGDSRVFYIILKGLLSNAIKFTDSGAVGVTLNWRPQEGGRGVLNLSVRDTGIGINREALATLFQPLQQLESGLTRNFQGLGMGLSLCRSLVERQKGVISANSEPGQGSAFRVALPYMLADKRIAAERTGADAANTPPQPSTPECRAQASEPEAQPTLPNVLLVEDCKENIFLMKAYLSKFPCKLTLAYNGEEALQQVEQAQGFDLILMDIQMPVIDGLTAMRHIRRIESERSWARQAMLVLSAHGLEQDRAAGFAAGCDDYLTKPIGKKTLIEAMERWLNIARDHAAPESPGR; encoded by the coding sequence GTGACTTGGCGCGACGACAAGCCTCAGTTCATCAATGAGAGCACAGACTACAGCTGGGCCCATGCGGCGGGTTTCTCGGTGCGCCAGGTCAACCGTAAGTTGATGGAGAAGACCCTCTACATGCGCGCGCAGAGCTACCTGTCGCAGGTGCGCTCGAAAATGCTCAGCGAGACGCTGTTTGAGATTGACATGCGGCGGCGCAAGAGCGACGACTACGCCCAGGAGCTGGCCAAACAGAAAGCCTACGCCGACAAGCAGCGCCACCGCCTGGAGAGCGCCAACGCTGAGTTGGAGCAGCGCGTGCTTGAGCGCACCCGCGAGTTGCTGGTGCACAAGGAGCGCGCCGAGCGCGCCAGCATGGCCAAGAGCCGCTTCATGTCCATGGTCAGTCACGAGTTGTTGACCCCCATGAACACCATCCAAGGCATGGCGGATCTGCTGGCTGAGCAGACGCAGTCCGACCAGCAGATGGCGTGGATTGATGCGCAACGCAAATCGTGTCGCACCTTGTTGGAGGTGATCGAGAGCATCCTCATCTTCACTGATGAAGATGTGGCCCGACGTGAGGATCCCAATGCGCCGCCCAAAATCTTCTCACCGGCTGAGATCACGCGGCAGATTCACCAGGATTTTCAAGCGTGGGCGGGCGAGAAGTCGCTGGATTTCTCCGTCCTCTGGAGCAGCGAAGCGCCAGCCCTGGTGAGCGGCGATTCGCGGGTGTTCTACATCATCCTCAAGGGGCTGCTCTCCAACGCCATCAAGTTTACCGACTCTGGCGCGGTGGGCGTGACGCTCAACTGGCGCCCCCAGGAGGGCGGTCGCGGCGTGCTCAACCTCAGCGTGCGCGATACCGGCATCGGCATCAATCGCGAAGCCCTGGCCACCCTGTTCCAGCCGTTGCAGCAGCTTGAGAGTGGTTTGACGCGCAATTTTCAGGGCTTGGGCATGGGTTTGAGTCTCTGCCGCAGTCTGGTGGAGCGGCAGAAGGGGGTGATCTCCGCCAATAGCGAACCAGGCCAGGGCAGCGCGTTCCGCGTGGCGCTGCCCTATATGCTGGCCGATAAGCGGATAGCCGCCGAGCGAACGGGAGCGGACGCCGCCAATACGCCGCCGCAACCGTCTACGCCAGAGTGTCGCGCACAGGCGAGTGAACCCGAAGCGCAGCCGACGCTGCCCAACGTGCTGCTGGTGGAGGATTGCAAAGAGAACATCTTCCTGATGAAGGCGTATCTGTCCAAGTTCCCCTGCAAGCTGACCCTGGCCTACAATGGCGAGGAGGCGCTCCAGCAGGTGGAGCAGGCGCAGGGGTTCGACCTGATTCTGATGGATATTCAGATGCCGGTGATTGATGGTCTGACCGCCATGCGCCATATCCGCCGGATTGAGAGCGAACGCAGTTGGGCGCGACAGGCGATGTTGGTGCTCTCGGCCCATGGCTTGGAGCAGGATCGCGCCGCCGGCTTCGCCGCCGGGTGTGATGACTATCTGACCAAACCCATCGGCAAGAAAACCTTAATCGAAGCCATGGAGCGGTGGCTCAATATCGCTCGTGACCACGCCGCGCCGGAGAGCCCGGGACGGTAA
- the ubiB gene encoding 2-polyprenylphenol 6-hydroxylase, whose product MINSWLHAPRSLWRMAVITHILARHDVMASLSHRYTLMRIWSWLVKLHPGFRRHVKRTTQAARLRLAIEELGPTFIKFGQMLSTRLDMLPDDVGQEFKRLQDAVPPFGFDQVRETVALELGAPLETLYSSFDPQPVASASIAQVHHAVTQDGREVAVKVMRPNIDRQVEDDIRMLAMLAAMAERVMPEWRRLKPVKVVEEFAQTIRNELNFQIEAGHCAQLGRNFQNRPDRIRFPEVIGGLSGQKVFTMSWVEGVKLSELTAHPDSYNAIRGPVAETLLTAFFKQVFHDGYFHADQHPGNILVQENGTVVMVDFGITAQLTRRSRRYLADLLHGFLTRDYRKVARVHLEAGFVPPDTDLDAFEEAARQVGEPVFGQPLADISVARLLAKLFAVTEEFQMETQPQLLLLQKTLLTLEGWGASSIRRSTPGRSPSRWSRSGCRKNSAPRGACDSSAKRWRRAGRRWRRRRSWPWAHWTVWPTTVCGCGCINRRLNRCSRRSVRALRARARPPWAARCSWVGRFWRRRISPPGGMRRRLFSPPSACCAAW is encoded by the coding sequence GTGATCAACTCCTGGCTGCACGCGCCCCGCTCGCTGTGGCGGATGGCGGTCATTACCCACATTCTGGCGCGCCACGATGTGATGGCGTCGCTGTCGCATCGCTATACCCTGATGCGCATCTGGAGCTGGCTGGTCAAGCTGCATCCGGGTTTTCGTCGCCACGTCAAACGCACCACCCAGGCGGCGCGGTTGCGTCTGGCCATCGAGGAGCTGGGGCCCACCTTCATCAAATTCGGGCAGATGCTCTCCACCCGCCTGGACATGCTGCCCGACGATGTGGGGCAGGAGTTCAAACGCCTGCAGGACGCGGTGCCGCCGTTTGGGTTTGATCAGGTGCGCGAAACCGTGGCGCTGGAGCTGGGCGCGCCATTGGAGACGCTCTACTCCAGCTTCGATCCCCAGCCGGTGGCCTCCGCCTCCATCGCTCAGGTGCATCATGCGGTGACCCAGGATGGCCGCGAGGTGGCGGTGAAAGTGATGCGCCCCAACATCGATCGGCAGGTGGAGGATGATATCCGCATGTTGGCGATGCTGGCGGCCATGGCCGAACGGGTGATGCCCGAGTGGCGTCGCCTCAAGCCGGTGAAGGTGGTGGAGGAGTTCGCCCAGACCATCCGCAATGAGCTTAATTTCCAGATCGAAGCGGGCCACTGCGCGCAGTTGGGGCGCAACTTCCAGAACCGTCCCGATCGCATTCGCTTCCCGGAGGTGATCGGTGGCCTGAGCGGGCAGAAGGTCTTCACCATGAGCTGGGTGGAAGGGGTCAAACTCAGCGAACTGACGGCCCACCCTGACAGTTATAACGCCATTCGCGGACCGGTGGCGGAGACGCTGCTCACCGCCTTCTTTAAACAGGTGTTCCACGACGGCTATTTCCACGCCGACCAGCACCCGGGCAACATTCTGGTGCAGGAGAACGGCACCGTGGTGATGGTGGATTTCGGCATCACCGCGCAGCTCACGCGACGTTCGCGGCGCTATCTGGCCGATCTGCTGCACGGCTTCCTCACCCGCGACTATCGCAAAGTGGCGCGGGTGCATCTGGAGGCGGGTTTTGTGCCGCCGGACACCGATCTGGACGCCTTCGAGGAGGCGGCGCGGCAGGTGGGCGAGCCGGTGTTTGGCCAGCCCTTGGCGGATATTTCCGTGGCGCGGCTGTTGGCCAAGCTGTTTGCGGTGACCGAAGAGTTCCAGATGGAGACGCAGCCGCAACTGCTGCTGCTGCAGAAGACCCTGCTGACTCTGGAGGGGTGGGGCGCGAGCTCTATCCGCCGCTCAACGCCTGGGAGATCGCCAAGCCGCTGGTCAAGGAGTGGATGCAGGAAGAACTCGGCCCCAAGGGGCGCATGCGACAGTTCCGCAAAGCGCTGGAGGAGAGCGGGCAGGCGCTGGCGTCGGCGCCGGAGTTGGCCTTGGGCGCATTGGACCGTCTGGCCAACGACCGTCTGTGGCTGCGGGTGCATCAATCGTCGTTTGAATCGGTGCAGCAGGAGATCCGTCAGGGCTTTGCGCGCCAGAGCGCGGCCACCATGGGCGGCACGCTGTTCTTGGGTGGGGCGATTTTGGCGGCGGCGGATTTCTCCGCCTGGTGGTATGCGCCGCCGTTTATTTTCGCCACCGTCAGCTTGTTGCGCGGCATGGTGA
- the ubiT gene encoding ubiquinone anaerobic biosynthesis accessory factor UbiT, with protein sequence MIMKMSWLAAPMKLLPQPATAVGLGVTLNLFFTRYPDLKRRLSELAGKVFEFTVEDLGQSYYMRVEDDGRVRIHTYSDEAPNVTMNGDAEAFLQLLFNTEDPDSLFFARKLKMSGETETGLHFKNILDNVEIDWSQELGSLFGAPGAQLAAKMAAWSAEKANAGKQSFENGMEEWLDIREAPRANELDKLSSGAEGLKEPMEALARRISRLENRLKVRQAGSASS encoded by the coding sequence ATGATCATGAAAATGTCCTGGCTGGCCGCGCCGATGAAACTGCTGCCGCAACCGGCCACCGCCGTGGGGCTGGGGGTGACGCTGAATCTCTTCTTCACCCGCTATCCCGACCTGAAACGGCGTCTGAGCGAACTGGCGGGCAAGGTGTTCGAGTTCACCGTGGAGGATCTGGGTCAGTCCTATTACATGCGCGTGGAGGACGATGGCCGCGTGCGCATCCACACCTACAGCGACGAGGCGCCCAACGTCACCATGAACGGCGACGCCGAAGCGTTCCTGCAACTGCTGTTCAACACCGAAGATCCCGACTCGCTGTTCTTTGCGCGCAAGCTGAAGATGTCCGGCGAGACCGAGACCGGCCTGCACTTCAAGAACATTCTCGATAACGTGGAGATCGATTGGTCGCAGGAGTTGGGTTCGCTGTTTGGCGCTCCCGGCGCGCAACTGGCCGCCAAGATGGCCGCCTGGAGCGCCGAGAAGGCCAATGCGGGCAAACAGAGCTTTGAGAACGGCATGGAGGAGTGGCTGGATATCCGCGAAGCGCCGCGCGCCAATGAGCTGGATAAACTCAGCAGCGGCGCCGAAGGGCTCAAGGAGCCCATGGAGGCGCTGGCGCGGCGCATCAGCCGTCTGGAGAATCGCCTCAAAGTGCGTCAGGCTGGGTCGGCGTCATCGTGA
- the rsmI gene encoding 16S rRNA (cytidine(1402)-2'-O)-methyltransferase, which produces MNDAPQEGENPRLPAILYLVPTPIGNLEDITLRALRILNSVDRILAEDTRHTARLLGHHGIATPMSPFHEHNAQSRIGPALADLAAGRSLALVSDAGSPGISDPGAPLVRAVVDAGYRVEALPGATALIPALTASGLDARRFAFEGFPPRKSGQLRAFFADLAQEPRTLILYESPRRLADTLNIAAQELGADRPACVARELTKLYETLHRGTLGELAEQFTAEAPRGEIVLVIAGADVEAARQALDPEQVVRELLESGLSVKEAAKEAAKQTGRRKSEMYDVAVKLKG; this is translated from the coding sequence ATGAACGACGCCCCGCAAGAGGGGGAAAATCCCCGCCTCCCTGCCATTTTGTACCTTGTTCCGACCCCCATCGGCAACCTGGAGGACATCACTTTGCGCGCTTTGCGCATCTTAAACAGCGTAGATCGCATTTTGGCCGAGGACACGCGCCACACGGCGCGCTTGCTGGGTCATCACGGCATCGCCACGCCCATGAGTCCGTTTCATGAGCATAATGCGCAATCGCGCATCGGCCCGGCATTGGCGGATTTGGCTGCGGGGCGTTCGTTGGCGCTGGTGAGCGATGCGGGATCGCCGGGCATCAGCGATCCGGGGGCGCCGCTGGTGCGTGCGGTGGTGGATGCGGGTTATCGGGTGGAGGCGCTGCCGGGGGCGACGGCGTTGATTCCGGCCCTCACCGCCTCGGGATTGGATGCGCGCCGATTTGCCTTTGAGGGCTTTCCGCCGCGCAAGAGTGGTCAGTTACGGGCTTTTTTCGCCGATTTGGCGCAGGAGCCGCGCACGTTGATTCTGTATGAGTCGCCGCGCCGCTTGGCGGATACGTTGAACATTGCTGCGCAAGAGTTGGGGGCGGATCGACCGGCGTGTGTGGCGCGGGAGTTGACCAAGCTGTATGAGACTCTGCATCGGGGAACGTTGGGTGAATTGGCGGAGCAATTCACTGCGGAGGCGCCGCGTGGGGAGATTGTGTTGGTGATTGCGGGCGCGGATGTTGAGGCGGCCAGGCAGGCGTTGGACCCGGAGCAGGTGGTCAGGGAGCTGTTGGAGAGTGGCCTTTCGGTAAAGGAAGCGGCCAAGGAGGCGGCCAAGCAGACGGGGCGCAGGAAGTCGGAGATGTATGATGTGGCGGTGAAGCTGAAGGGCTAA
- a CDS encoding MHYT domain-containing protein — protein MESSGLLAFLSGPEEIVQAYRSQYDPLLVFISILIAILSSWVSFQMAARLSERGFSPSGGLLWHSFGALSLGVGIWAMHFIGMLAFKLDCGVYYNPAITFLSLLPGVMAAGVALKLINRPTLTRSHLFFGGLIMGGGIGTMHYTGMAAMRLNGILRYDLPLFLISIVVAVLLAILALSIRLLVRRTQWGWSDQAQTLASAVVMGSAISGMHYIAMEAAYFLPGGGQHSIAPSNPAMLAWGVALATSLIILLAMASTFVKRQLDASQIRFQAIIEHMSQGFARLDSQGVIIDANPALHTILGAQADALQGQLFTELVLGRTAKEHFLSLLDSQQSITYDANLISSAGKATPCELHLEVRQFAVDCDLLRFVTATPRTRLTCILGALREGICAMDLEGRVEVLNTEAERLLGRKENDLMGRMILERFCHPYHTAQAFHIEEIMQQAHSQPVSFEELKLSPYEGAPIPVDFTLSLMSVAGQGAGFVLVFKDISDQLAMQRQIKELQAQCASKAKAAQD, from the coding sequence GTGGAATCAAGCGGACTCCTGGCGTTTCTCTCTGGTCCTGAAGAGATCGTACAGGCTTATCGTAGCCAATATGATCCGCTGCTGGTGTTTATCTCCATTTTGATCGCCATCCTCTCCTCCTGGGTCTCCTTCCAGATGGCCGCGCGTCTCAGCGAGCGCGGGTTCAGCCCCAGCGGGGGGCTGCTGTGGCACAGTTTCGGCGCGCTGTCTTTGGGAGTGGGCATCTGGGCCATGCACTTTATCGGCATGCTCGCCTTCAAGCTCGATTGCGGCGTCTATTACAACCCCGCCATCACCTTCCTCTCCCTGCTGCCAGGAGTGATGGCGGCCGGAGTCGCGCTCAAGCTCATCAACCGCCCGACGCTCACGCGTTCACACCTGTTCTTCGGCGGCCTCATCATGGGCGGCGGCATCGGAACCATGCACTACACCGGCATGGCAGCCATGCGCCTGAATGGCATACTGCGCTATGATCTCCCACTGTTTCTGATCTCTATCGTGGTGGCGGTGCTGCTGGCGATTCTGGCGCTGTCGATCCGCTTATTGGTGCGTCGGACCCAATGGGGCTGGTCGGATCAGGCACAAACCCTGGCGAGCGCCGTGGTGATGGGGAGCGCCATCTCCGGCATGCACTATATCGCTATGGAGGCGGCCTATTTCCTCCCAGGCGGCGGCCAGCATTCGATCGCCCCGAGCAATCCCGCCATGCTTGCCTGGGGCGTGGCGCTGGCCACCAGTCTGATTATCCTGCTGGCTATGGCCTCCACCTTTGTCAAACGCCAACTGGACGCCTCGCAAATCCGTTTTCAGGCCATCATTGAGCACATGAGTCAGGGATTTGCGCGCCTGGATAGTCAGGGCGTGATCATCGATGCCAATCCGGCTCTGCATACCATTCTGGGAGCGCAGGCGGATGCGCTCCAAGGTCAGCTTTTTACCGAATTGGTGCTGGGTCGCACCGCCAAGGAGCACTTTCTTTCCCTGCTGGATTCGCAGCAAAGCATAACGTATGACGCCAATCTCATCAGCAGCGCCGGCAAGGCGACCCCGTGTGAGCTGCATCTGGAGGTGCGCCAGTTCGCCGTTGACTGCGACCTGCTGCGGTTTGTGACGGCAACGCCGAGAACACGTCTCACCTGCATCCTGGGCGCGTTACGCGAAGGCATCTGCGCTATGGATCTGGAAGGGCGTGTTGAGGTGCTCAACACCGAGGCTGAGCGGCTGTTGGGCCGCAAGGAGAACGATTTGATGGGGCGCATGATTCTGGAGCGTTTTTGCCATCCGTATCACACCGCACAGGCGTTTCATATTGAGGAGATCATGCAACAGGCGCACAGCCAGCCAGTGAGCTTTGAGGAGTTGAAGCTCTCCCCGTATGAAGGTGCGCCGATCCCGGTTGATTTCACTCTATCGTTAATGTCTGTAGCCGGGCAGGGAGCAGGTTTTGTGCTGGTTTTTAAAGATATCTCGGACCAGTTGGCGATGCAGCGTCAAATAAAGGAGTTGCAGGCGCAGTGCGCCTCGAAGGCTAAGGCGGCGCAGGATTAA